One window of Inquilinus sp. Marseille-Q2685 genomic DNA carries:
- a CDS encoding ABC transporter substrate-binding protein has protein sequence MKLIRTALAGMALAASLAGAASNTALAETTLTVHYPMPGFFKDVMDTISQKFMSEHPDIKIVFASPSPTYEDGLQQILRQAGTPEMPDITFIGLNRLRVVAERGISVDLKPFIEKDGHMAEQGFSDHILGLAQFGGQQAGLAFATSNPIMYMNADLVRKAGGNPDTPPKTWDEVLALGAKIKALGDGVDGIDFRWQGDDWMFSALLFGAGGDMLSADEKKVAFDGEEGLAAFTLVQRMVKEGGMPVFTKSAGEQAFVAGKVGLAFQTTGALRNTIKNVGDKFELRTAPIPLLDPAKGQLPTGGNAAVMLTRDPAKQQAAWEFIKFAAGPYGASVVVPGTGYVPNNELAAKSPEYLGDFYAQNPLFRAGLEQMPKMRPWYAFPGTNGVKVTQTIVDNLSRVVEQSTTPEEALADAADEVQKLLPRR, from the coding sequence GTGAAACTGATCCGAACCGCGCTGGCGGGCATGGCGCTGGCCGCGAGCCTGGCCGGCGCCGCGAGCAACACGGCCTTGGCCGAGACCACCCTGACCGTCCACTACCCGATGCCGGGCTTCTTCAAGGACGTGATGGACACGATCTCGCAGAAGTTCATGTCCGAGCATCCGGACATCAAGATCGTGTTCGCCAGCCCCTCGCCGACCTATGAGGACGGGCTGCAGCAGATCCTGCGCCAGGCCGGCACCCCCGAGATGCCGGATATCACCTTCATCGGCCTGAACCGGCTGCGGGTGGTGGCGGAGCGCGGCATCTCGGTCGACCTCAAGCCCTTCATCGAGAAGGACGGCCACATGGCCGAGCAGGGCTTCAGCGACCACATCCTGGGCCTGGCCCAGTTCGGTGGGCAGCAGGCCGGCCTGGCCTTCGCCACCTCGAATCCGATCATGTACATGAACGCCGACCTGGTGCGGAAGGCCGGCGGCAACCCGGACACCCCGCCCAAGACCTGGGACGAGGTGCTGGCCCTGGGCGCCAAGATCAAGGCGCTGGGCGACGGCGTCGACGGCATCGACTTCCGCTGGCAGGGCGACGATTGGATGTTCAGCGCCCTGCTGTTCGGCGCCGGCGGCGACATGCTGTCGGCCGACGAGAAGAAGGTCGCCTTCGACGGCGAGGAAGGCCTGGCCGCCTTCACCCTGGTCCAGCGCATGGTGAAGGAGGGCGGCATGCCGGTCTTCACCAAGTCGGCGGGCGAGCAGGCCTTCGTCGCCGGCAAGGTCGGCCTCGCCTTCCAGACCACCGGCGCGCTGCGCAACACCATCAAGAATGTCGGCGACAAGTTCGAGCTGCGCACCGCGCCGATCCCGCTGCTGGACCCGGCCAAGGGCCAGCTGCCGACCGGCGGCAACGCCGCGGTGATGCTGACCCGCGACCCGGCGAAGCAGCAGGCGGCGTGGGAGTTCATCAAGTTCGCCGCCGGCCCCTATGGCGCCTCTGTGGTGGTGCCGGGCACCGGCTACGTCCCGAACAACGAGCTGGCGGCCAAGTCGCCCGAATATCTCGGCGACTTCTATGCCCAGAACCCGCTGTTCCGCGCCGGGCTGGAGCAGATGCCGAAGATGCGCCCCTGGTACGCCTTCCCCGGCACGAACGGCGTCAAGGTGACCCAGACCATCGTCGACAACCTGTCGCGGGTGGTGGAGCAGAGCACGACGCCGGAGGAGGCCCTGGCCGACGCCGCCGACGAGGTGCAGAAGCTGCTGCCGCGGCGCTGA
- a CDS encoding metallophosphoesterase gives MRVIQITDTHLSPGKRHFAPNWAPLAEWLQAARPDLVVHTGDLSVDGADVEADLEHCAGLLRTLPFPVLSVPGNHDVGDLPGTRQPANRERLERWRRIIGPDRWVHDQPGWRLVGLNSQIIGSGDEEEAAQFAWLEGVLEACEGRGVVVFTHKPIFVDRPDEGDTGYWSIRPAPRRRLLELFERHGVALVASGHLHRAWTGAHLGTRYVWGPSSGFIVGPMERDMPGDRILGAVTHTLDETVSSEIIELPELRPFVIDDVIHEVYPRHQPAEAAS, from the coding sequence GTGCGGGTGATCCAGATCACCGATACCCATCTCAGCCCCGGCAAGCGCCATTTCGCGCCGAACTGGGCGCCGCTGGCGGAGTGGCTGCAGGCCGCGCGGCCGGATCTGGTGGTCCACACCGGCGATCTCAGCGTCGACGGGGCCGATGTCGAGGCCGATCTGGAGCATTGCGCCGGGCTGCTGCGCACCCTGCCCTTCCCGGTGCTGTCGGTGCCCGGCAACCACGATGTCGGCGACCTGCCCGGCACCCGCCAGCCGGCGAACCGGGAGCGGCTGGAGCGCTGGCGCCGCATCATCGGGCCGGACCGCTGGGTGCACGACCAACCCGGCTGGCGCCTGGTCGGGCTGAACAGCCAGATCATCGGCAGCGGCGACGAGGAGGAGGCGGCGCAATTCGCCTGGCTGGAGGGGGTGCTGGAGGCCTGCGAGGGCCGCGGCGTCGTCGTCTTCACCCATAAGCCGATCTTCGTCGATCGACCCGACGAGGGCGACACCGGCTATTGGAGCATCCGCCCGGCGCCGCGCCGGCGGCTGCTGGAGCTGTTCGAACGGCACGGGGTGGCCCTGGTCGCCAGCGGCCACCTGCATCGGGCCTGGACCGGCGCCCATCTCGGCACCCGCTATGTCTGGGGCCCCTCCTCCGGCTTCATCGTCGGGCCGATGGAGCGCGACATGCCGGGCGATCGCATCCTCGGCGCCGTGACCCACACGCTGGACGAGACGGTGTCGAGCGAGATCATCGAGCTGCCGGAGCTGCGGCCCTTCGTGATCGACGACGTGATCCACGAGGTCTATCCGCGCCACCAGCCCGCCGAGGCCGCCTCGTGA
- a CDS encoding carbohydrate ABC transporter permease, with protein sequence MTSQPWTILRGLRLALLSAGALVFVAPYLWMLSVALKPQDEIFSSSLSLLPQRWALAENFTKALTRVPMAQILLNGVVVCGLILVLQVLVAVPCAYAMAKLRFRGSRAMVTMIMLGLLVPIHAIALPIYVALSATGTLNTYVALVAPFTISVFGIFLFLQFFRAMPDDLIAAARLDGMSELAIVWRVIVPNAWPAITAFAIFSVVAHWNDLFWPLIVVSDTKMATPPLGLLFFRAAEAGDDYGALMAATVIVTLPLVAAFLAAQRRFIEGITLTGLKG encoded by the coding sequence ATGACTAGCCAGCCTTGGACAATCCTGCGTGGCCTGCGCCTGGCCCTGCTGTCAGCCGGCGCCTTGGTCTTCGTCGCGCCCTATCTGTGGATGCTGTCGGTCGCGCTGAAGCCGCAGGACGAGATCTTCTCCTCCTCCCTGTCGCTGCTGCCGCAGCGCTGGGCGCTGGCCGAGAACTTCACCAAGGCGCTGACCCGGGTGCCGATGGCGCAGATCCTGCTGAACGGCGTCGTCGTCTGCGGCCTGATCCTGGTGCTGCAGGTGCTGGTCGCCGTGCCCTGCGCCTATGCCATGGCCAAGCTGCGCTTCCGCGGATCCCGGGCAATGGTCACCATGATCATGCTGGGCCTGCTGGTGCCGATCCACGCCATCGCCCTGCCGATCTATGTGGCGCTGTCGGCCACAGGCACGCTGAACACCTATGTCGCGCTGGTGGCGCCCTTCACCATCTCGGTGTTCGGCATCTTCCTGTTCCTGCAGTTCTTCCGGGCGATGCCGGACGACCTGATCGCCGCGGCCCGGCTGGACGGGATGTCGGAGCTGGCGATCGTCTGGCGCGTGATCGTGCCGAACGCCTGGCCGGCGATCACCGCCTTCGCGATCTTCTCGGTCGTCGCCCATTGGAACGACCTGTTCTGGCCGCTGATCGTGGTCAGCGACACGAAGATGGCGACGCCGCCGCTGGGCCTGCTGTTCTTCCGCGCCGCCGAGGCGGGCGACGACTACGGCGCGCTGATGGCGGCGACGGTGATCGTCACCCTGCCGCTGGTCGCCGCCTTCCTGGCCGCCCAGCGCCGCTTCATCGAAGGCATCACCCTGACCGGGCTGAAGGGCTGA
- a CDS encoding ankyrin repeat domain-containing protein: MNADDVLRRYKDENLPDFAGIDLSDVNQAGVFGDAPIHVAANRGRIDEITALLEGGADVNASGELGNTPLHEAVMQNRIEAVKLLLDRGADPQRRNQFGGSPLDAARSRQNRRLVRLLEGGTPARRR, from the coding sequence ATGAACGCGGACGACGTGCTGAGACGTTACAAGGACGAGAACCTGCCGGATTTCGCCGGCATCGACCTGTCCGACGTGAACCAGGCCGGGGTCTTCGGCGACGCCCCGATCCATGTCGCGGCGAACCGCGGCCGCATCGACGAGATCACCGCGCTGCTGGAGGGCGGCGCCGATGTGAACGCATCTGGCGAACTGGGGAACACGCCGCTGCACGAGGCCGTGATGCAGAACCGCATCGAGGCCGTGAAGCTGCTGCTGGATCGCGGCGCCGACCCGCAGCGGCGGAACCAGTTCGGCGGCTCGCCGCTGGACGCGGCGCGCTCCCGCCAGAACCGGCGCCTGGTCCGGCTGCTGGAGGGCGGCACCCCGGCCCGCCGCCGCTGA
- a CDS encoding GFA family protein: MTVKGSCHCGATQFEVPQAPETVTRCTCSFCAKRGALWAYYPAAQFKLLTARDRVSTYQWRSYTIQHHHCAICGCGTYTETPDFSTGRPDFSNPKISINARLLDDFDLDAVPVQVIDGKNLW, encoded by the coding sequence ATGACGGTCAAGGGAAGCTGCCATTGCGGCGCGACGCAGTTCGAGGTGCCCCAGGCGCCGGAGACCGTCACCCGCTGCACCTGCTCCTTCTGCGCCAAGCGCGGTGCCTTGTGGGCCTACTACCCAGCCGCCCAGTTCAAGCTGCTGACGGCGCGCGACCGGGTCTCGACCTATCAGTGGCGCAGCTACACCATCCAGCACCACCACTGCGCCATCTGCGGCTGCGGCACCTATACCGAGACACCGGATTTCAGCACCGGCCGGCCGGATTTCAGCAACCCCAAGATCAGCATCAACGCCCGTCTGCTCGACGATTTCGACCTGGATGCGGTGCCGGTCCAGGTGATCGACGGCAAGAACCTCTGGTAG
- a CDS encoding carbohydrate ABC transporter permease has product MADLTLDDGTARRAARAAARAEGLAAWRLSAPAVLLLAALILAPTLAVLGFSLTDYELGYDGIKFIGLDNYAELLGDRTFLISLKNTAIYTAIVTPASVLLGLGVALLIEAETRGRALFRTVYFLPVASLLVAMATVWQYLLHPSIGPVNEMLRLFGLGGPNWLGDSKTVLLSLALIGVWQSVGFNMVLFLAGLTAIPRELYAAAEIDGAAGAWERFRLVTWPMLGPTTLFVITISVVNAVKVFETVGTLTQGGPNKASEVLLWTIYQEGFVYLRVGYASAMTVVFLAVLVVLMLLQYRVLDRRVHYA; this is encoded by the coding sequence ATGGCTGACCTCACCCTCGACGACGGCACCGCGCGCCGGGCCGCCCGGGCCGCGGCGCGGGCGGAGGGCCTGGCCGCCTGGCGCCTGTCCGCCCCGGCGGTGCTGCTTCTGGCGGCGCTGATCCTGGCCCCGACCCTGGCGGTGCTGGGCTTCAGCCTGACCGACTACGAGCTGGGCTATGACGGCATCAAATTCATCGGCCTCGACAACTACGCCGAGCTGCTGGGCGACCGCACCTTCCTGATCTCGCTGAAGAACACCGCGATCTACACCGCCATCGTCACCCCGGCCTCGGTGCTGCTGGGTCTGGGCGTCGCGCTGCTGATCGAGGCGGAGACGCGCGGCCGTGCGCTGTTCCGGACCGTCTACTTCCTGCCCGTCGCCTCGCTGCTGGTGGCCATGGCCACGGTCTGGCAATACCTGCTGCACCCCAGCATCGGCCCAGTGAACGAGATGCTGCGCCTCTTCGGTCTCGGCGGCCCGAACTGGCTGGGCGACAGCAAGACCGTGCTGCTGAGCCTGGCGTTGATCGGCGTGTGGCAGTCGGTCGGCTTCAACATGGTGCTGTTCCTGGCCGGGCTGACCGCGATCCCGCGCGAGCTGTACGCCGCCGCCGAGATCGACGGCGCCGCCGGCGCCTGGGAGCGGTTCCGGCTGGTCACCTGGCCGATGCTGGGGCCGACCACGCTGTTCGTGATCACCATCAGCGTGGTCAATGCGGTGAAGGTGTTCGAGACCGTCGGCACCCTGACCCAGGGCGGCCCGAACAAGGCGTCGGAGGTGCTGCTCTGGACCATCTACCAGGAAGGCTTCGTCTATCTCCGGGTCGGCTACGCCTCGGCGATGACGGTGGTGTTCCTGGCCGTGCTGGTGGTGCTGATGCTGCTGCAGTACCGGGTGCTCGACCGGCGGGTGCACTACGCATGA
- a CDS encoding DEAD/DEAH box helicase family protein — translation METIDPAAKTRPADDGPRFVPRPHQLVARDAILAARAAGRPGFLLGDLTGLGKTLSAWLAVAAMPEDEVLVVCPKGAVPQWRRTIARSGNAAKRVTLINFEKTKSLLAPPPVSTKRSTRAKNNELAKHGTPKRTWPIVVIDEAHRIRNPNSQQGLVCRQMAAAAAFTIYMSATAGQAPHELSYLGRLLGEATGGGTGDLDGFRALMKRLRIGRAKGRWQNWSWEPNPEDRRVMADLLYRGPRAIGLRRRPEDIAGWPEVQRELAPTALDAPARRLYEATWREFRRELGLAGGSTRRATGWAADLRFRQKASLLRIAGTADFCEDLLASGQQVAVSVAFLETSAMLAETLRGRGWSVGEINGTQSADANEDVRIAFQTGRLDAVLFTVTESISLHRGELPGGERDRSLVVHDMRHSAIQLQQIEGRCHRDGERAVIYYAYAEGTVEESVAATVIARMASMEGMAGDDTALLDAIAAVVETAALRRDAA, via the coding sequence ATGGAGACCATCGATCCGGCCGCCAAGACCCGCCCCGCCGATGACGGCCCCCGCTTCGTGCCGCGGCCGCACCAGCTGGTGGCCCGCGACGCCATCCTCGCGGCGCGGGCGGCGGGACGGCCCGGCTTCCTGCTGGGCGACCTGACCGGGCTGGGCAAGACCCTGTCGGCCTGGCTGGCGGTCGCGGCGATGCCGGAAGACGAGGTCCTGGTGGTCTGCCCGAAGGGCGCCGTGCCGCAATGGCGCCGGACCATCGCCCGCTCCGGAAACGCGGCGAAGCGGGTGACGCTGATCAATTTCGAGAAGACCAAGTCGCTGCTGGCGCCGCCGCCGGTCAGCACCAAGCGATCGACCCGGGCCAAGAACAACGAGCTGGCGAAGCACGGCACGCCGAAGCGGACTTGGCCGATCGTGGTGATCGACGAGGCGCACCGCATCCGCAACCCGAACTCGCAGCAGGGGCTGGTCTGCCGGCAGATGGCCGCGGCCGCCGCCTTCACCATCTATATGAGCGCCACCGCCGGCCAGGCGCCGCACGAGCTGTCCTATCTCGGCCGGCTGCTGGGCGAGGCCACAGGCGGCGGCACCGGCGATCTCGACGGGTTCCGGGCCCTGATGAAGCGGCTGCGCATCGGCCGCGCTAAGGGCCGCTGGCAGAACTGGAGCTGGGAGCCGAACCCGGAGGACCGACGGGTGATGGCCGACCTCCTGTACAGGGGCCCCAGGGCGATCGGGCTGCGCCGCCGGCCGGAGGACATCGCCGGCTGGCCAGAGGTGCAGCGCGAGCTGGCGCCGACGGCCCTCGACGCCCCGGCCCGGCGGCTCTACGAGGCGACCTGGCGCGAGTTCCGGCGCGAGCTGGGCCTGGCGGGCGGCAGCACCCGCCGCGCCACCGGTTGGGCGGCCGACCTGCGCTTCCGCCAGAAGGCCAGCCTGCTGCGCATCGCCGGCACCGCCGATTTCTGCGAGGACCTGCTGGCCAGCGGGCAGCAGGTGGCGGTCTCGGTCGCTTTCCTGGAGACCAGCGCCATGCTGGCCGAGACGCTGCGCGGCCGCGGCTGGTCGGTCGGCGAGATCAACGGCACGCAGTCGGCCGATGCCAACGAGGATGTCCGGATCGCCTTCCAGACCGGCCGGCTGGACGCCGTGCTGTTCACGGTGACGGAATCGATCTCGCTGCATCGCGGCGAGCTGCCGGGCGGCGAGCGCGACCGGTCGCTGGTGGTGCACGATATGCGCCATAGCGCCATCCAGCTGCAGCAGATCGAAGGGCGCTGCCACCGCGACGGCGAGCGCGCGGTGATCTATTACGCCTATGCCGAGGGCACGGTGGAGGAGAGCGTGGCCGCCACGGTGATCGCCCGCATGGCGTCGATGGAGGGCATGGCCGGCGACGACACCGCGCTGCTCGACGCTATTGCCGCCGTGGTCGAGACTGCCGCGCTGCGGCGCGACGCGGCCTGA
- a CDS encoding porin, producing the protein MGGSMVRRVIPENDRLRSEVSMRKSLFCGAALAVLAATCAAQAEDANVTSGLQLKLSGRIGFLAGVLFNDNRNGDIDRDYDFESGARLQFDVKNVTDSGLEYGARIRFNNVDRRNDVTVDRTYVYLKGGFGTVTLGDAPYIAEDFHVYAQQTLGSKFGLDTDWGNGFRSPGTWIGGSDAFFAVAPYQQFGGINTKDTKVKYTSPSFAGLSFGVDFTPVVGGNGHAGNGGRNDLINDSSTLYENVIGGGIDYQQTFDGTAVRFAGMAYNGNGVSGNHDLEAYYLAGQIGFANGIWASASWTHFSSTFRADKAIDSIVGDLSYTTGPWLASIGYAYTTAEKNNGLNSSFTDGDDLKTSHNVIGTLVYNLAPGLDVFSELRYEKDEFRQGSDFETSSLSVGSILNF; encoded by the coding sequence ATGGGCGGGAGCATGGTGCGCCGCGTCATCCCCGAAAACGATCGCTTGCGATCAGAGGTTTCCATGAGGAAGAGCTTATTCTGTGGCGCCGCGCTGGCGGTTCTTGCCGCGACATGCGCGGCCCAAGCCGAGGACGCGAATGTGACCTCGGGCCTGCAGCTCAAGCTTTCGGGCCGCATCGGCTTCCTGGCGGGCGTGCTGTTCAACGACAATCGCAACGGCGACATCGATCGCGACTACGATTTCGAGTCGGGCGCGCGGCTGCAGTTCGACGTCAAGAACGTCACCGATTCGGGCCTGGAATACGGCGCCCGCATCCGCTTCAACAATGTCGACCGCCGCAACGACGTCACCGTCGACCGCACCTATGTCTACCTGAAGGGCGGCTTCGGCACGGTGACCCTCGGCGATGCGCCCTATATCGCGGAGGACTTCCACGTCTACGCGCAGCAGACGCTGGGCTCGAAATTCGGCCTGGACACCGACTGGGGCAACGGCTTCCGCAGCCCGGGCACCTGGATCGGCGGCAGCGACGCGTTCTTCGCGGTGGCGCCATACCAGCAGTTCGGCGGGATCAACACCAAGGACACCAAGGTCAAGTACACCTCGCCGAGCTTCGCGGGCCTGTCCTTCGGCGTCGACTTCACGCCCGTCGTCGGCGGCAACGGCCATGCCGGCAATGGCGGACGCAACGACCTGATCAACGACAGCAGCACTCTCTACGAAAACGTCATCGGCGGCGGCATCGACTACCAGCAGACCTTCGACGGCACCGCGGTCCGCTTCGCCGGCATGGCCTATAACGGCAACGGCGTCAGCGGCAACCACGACCTCGAGGCCTACTACCTGGCCGGCCAGATCGGCTTCGCCAACGGCATCTGGGCCAGCGCCAGCTGGACCCATTTCTCCAGCACCTTCCGGGCCGACAAGGCGATCGACTCGATCGTCGGCGACCTGTCCTACACCACCGGCCCGTGGCTGGCCTCGATCGGCTATGCCTATACGACGGCCGAGAAGAACAACGGGCTGAACTCCAGCTTCACCGACGGCGACGACCTCAAGACCAGCCACAACGTGATCGGCACGCTGGTCTATAATCTCGCGCCGGGCCTCGATGTGTTCAGCGAGCTCCGCTACGAGAAGGACGAATTCCGCCAGGGCTCGGACTTCGAGACCTCGTCCCTCAGCGTCGGCAGCATCCTCAACTTCTGA
- a CDS encoding ABC transporter ATP-binding protein: MTGLALRRISKAFGGNRILQDVTIEAAPGEFIALVGPSGCGKTTLLRIAAGLEHADTGSVQLGDRDITALRPAARDIAMVFQSYALYPHLTAGQNIAVPLAMRRLTTAQRLPFIGNVMPGQRALRAEIQARVRETAASLRIDHLLDRKPGQMSGGQRQRVALARALVRRPAAFLMDEPLSNLDANLRVHTRGEIVELHRRAGVTTLYVTHDQSEALSMADRVAVMMGGRLLQLDSPAKVYADPAHVEVAQFIGSPRINLLQAVLDETRAARIGGRILVDGVEATPGTAVTLGVRPEALRFLMPGQPGLAATVRRLEFLGSELLVFLTLADGAELVAKTAPALAAELAPGTSATLAVDAADVLVFGPEGSRLPVTAAPLRIAAHG; encoded by the coding sequence GTGACCGGGCTCGCCCTGCGCCGTATCTCCAAGGCCTTCGGCGGCAATCGAATCCTGCAGGACGTCACCATCGAGGCCGCGCCGGGCGAGTTCATCGCCCTGGTCGGCCCGTCCGGCTGCGGCAAGACCACCCTGCTGCGCATCGCCGCCGGGCTGGAGCATGCCGACACCGGATCCGTGCAGTTGGGCGACCGCGACATCACCGCGCTGCGCCCGGCGGCGCGCGATATCGCCATGGTGTTCCAGTCCTACGCCCTGTACCCGCATCTGACCGCCGGGCAGAACATCGCCGTGCCGCTGGCGATGCGGCGGTTGACCACGGCCCAGCGCCTGCCCTTCATCGGCAACGTGATGCCCGGCCAGCGCGCCCTGCGCGCGGAGATTCAGGCCCGGGTGCGCGAAACCGCGGCCAGCCTGCGGATCGACCATCTGCTGGACCGCAAGCCGGGCCAGATGTCCGGCGGCCAGCGCCAGCGCGTGGCCCTCGCGCGCGCCCTGGTGCGCCGGCCCGCCGCCTTCCTGATGGACGAGCCCCTGTCGAACCTCGACGCCAACCTGCGGGTCCACACCCGCGGCGAGATCGTCGAGCTGCACCGCCGCGCCGGCGTCACCACGCTCTACGTCACCCACGACCAGTCCGAGGCGCTGAGCATGGCCGACCGGGTGGCGGTGATGATGGGCGGCCGCCTGCTGCAGCTGGACAGCCCGGCGAAGGTCTATGCCGACCCGGCGCATGTCGAGGTGGCGCAGTTCATCGGCAGCCCGCGGATCAATCTGCTGCAAGCGGTGCTGGACGAGACCCGCGCCGCCCGCATCGGCGGCCGGATCCTGGTCGACGGCGTCGAGGCCACGCCCGGCACTGCCGTGACGCTGGGCGTGCGGCCGGAGGCGCTGCGCTTCCTGATGCCGGGCCAGCCCGGCCTGGCCGCGACGGTGCGCCGGCTGGAGTTCCTGGGCTCCGAGCTGCTGGTGTTCCTCACGCTCGCCGATGGCGCGGAGCTGGTCGCCAAGACCGCTCCGGCCCTGGCGGCCGAGCTGGCGCCCGGGACCTCGGCAACCCTGGCGGTGGACGCCGCCGACGTCCTGGTCTTCGGCCCCGAAGGCAGCCGCTTGCCGGTGACGGCAGCGCCGCTGCGGATCGCCGCCCATGGCTGA
- a CDS encoding FUSC family protein gives MAVTGAAPRRRSPLLMALVQWNRATIPWPVALRNALAVALPVVLGVLSGQTDVGLAVAGGALNVVTSDAPGPHALRLRRMLLISLGAGLAALAGFSLGTQWLPFLPVLAASAFLLAMLVALGPVATQGGTAVLIVLVVTAGTAGHGFDPWAASGLFFAGGLLATLFSVAAWPLRIYQPERDALASVYRMLSEIARAMPDDTEFMPLADSLGEAQQLLARSGAARIRGVEAFRVLLGLAERIRLELLALSDLRGRVVDPALPAVMRQAAVVLRSLGMALRQGRPMEGGAALKGFEAALAGLRDARHATHDPLPRSRLHLAEARAIGLAGALRAAIRNSAEAGARGDRRAAERDAPQPAALRPRAPPATPRASLSLSSAAFRHALRRTVCVVAAEALGRAIGLPQYYWIAMTVVIVLKPDFGGTVSFGLLRMFGTLAGLLVASAVVYLVLDHPLAQALLIAPLYFGFRYLAPVHYGLAVSLLTAVVVLLLGLAGQPAGHTLLDRGAATVLGSLLALAAYLLWPTWERGRERPVIAAMIDAYAAYLAALLGTDARAQAEARTAARAARVNAQASVERLRVEPADPEQPARAEAIFANANRILRAGMALESALHDHGAAALAKHAAIGSFGHAVAAALGELASALRDHRAPAIPSDLPARHRALAELLDPARQPEADLPVIMALLEATDRMVDAVEALAGVIGAGAVA, from the coding sequence ATGGCGGTGACCGGGGCGGCGCCCCGCCGGAGATCGCCGCTGCTGATGGCGCTGGTGCAATGGAACCGCGCCACCATCCCCTGGCCGGTCGCGCTGCGCAACGCGCTGGCCGTGGCGCTGCCGGTGGTTCTCGGCGTGCTGTCCGGCCAGACCGATGTCGGGCTCGCCGTCGCTGGCGGCGCGCTCAACGTCGTCACCTCGGACGCGCCGGGGCCGCATGCGCTGCGCCTGCGCCGCATGCTGCTGATCTCGCTCGGCGCCGGGCTCGCGGCCCTGGCCGGCTTCTCGCTCGGCACGCAATGGCTGCCCTTCCTGCCGGTGCTGGCCGCGTCGGCCTTCCTGCTCGCCATGCTGGTGGCGCTGGGGCCGGTGGCGACGCAGGGCGGCACCGCCGTCCTGATCGTGCTGGTGGTGACCGCCGGCACCGCCGGTCACGGCTTCGATCCGTGGGCCGCCTCCGGCCTGTTCTTCGCCGGCGGCCTGCTGGCGACGCTGTTCTCCGTCGCCGCCTGGCCGCTCAGGATCTACCAGCCGGAGCGCGACGCGCTGGCCTCGGTCTACCGCATGCTGTCGGAGATCGCGCGGGCGATGCCGGACGACACCGAATTCATGCCGCTGGCCGATTCCCTGGGCGAGGCGCAGCAACTTCTGGCCCGCAGCGGCGCCGCCCGGATCCGCGGGGTGGAGGCGTTCCGGGTGCTGCTGGGCCTGGCCGAGCGCATCCGGCTCGAGCTGCTGGCCCTGTCCGACCTGCGCGGGCGGGTGGTCGACCCGGCGCTGCCGGCCGTGATGCGCCAGGCGGCGGTGGTGCTGCGCAGTCTCGGCATGGCGCTGCGCCAGGGCCGGCCGATGGAGGGCGGGGCGGCGCTGAAGGGCTTCGAGGCGGCGCTGGCCGGGCTGCGCGACGCCCGCCACGCCACGCATGATCCGCTCCCCCGCTCCCGCCTGCATCTGGCGGAGGCAAGGGCGATCGGCCTCGCCGGTGCGCTGCGGGCCGCGATCCGCAACTCGGCGGAGGCCGGCGCCCGCGGCGACCGGCGGGCGGCCGAGCGCGACGCCCCGCAGCCGGCGGCGCTGCGCCCCCGCGCGCCGCCGGCGACGCCGCGCGCCAGCCTGTCGCTGTCCTCCGCCGCCTTCCGGCATGCGTTGCGGCGTACCGTCTGCGTGGTGGCGGCGGAGGCGCTGGGCCGCGCCATCGGCCTGCCTCAGTACTACTGGATCGCCATGACGGTGGTGATCGTGCTGAAGCCGGATTTCGGCGGCACGGTCAGCTTCGGCCTGCTGCGCATGTTCGGCACGCTGGCCGGCCTGCTGGTGGCCTCGGCCGTCGTCTATCTGGTGCTCGACCATCCGTTGGCCCAGGCGCTGCTGATCGCGCCGCTCTATTTCGGCTTCCGATACCTGGCGCCGGTCCATTACGGCCTGGCGGTGTCGCTGCTGACCGCCGTGGTCGTGCTGCTGCTGGGTCTGGCCGGGCAACCGGCCGGCCACACGCTGCTGGACCGCGGCGCCGCGACCGTGCTGGGCAGCCTGCTGGCGCTGGCCGCGTATCTGCTGTGGCCGACCTGGGAGCGAGGGCGTGAGCGGCCGGTGATCGCCGCCATGATCGACGCCTATGCCGCCTATCTGGCGGCACTCCTCGGCACCGACGCAAGGGCCCAGGCCGAGGCCCGCACCGCCGCCCGCGCCGCCCGGGTCAATGCCCAGGCCTCGGTCGAGCGGCTGCGGGTCGAGCCGGCCGATCCCGAGCAGCCGGCCCGGGCCGAGGCGATCTTCGCCAACGCCAACCGCATCCTGCGCGCTGGCATGGCGCTGGAAAGCGCGCTGCACGACCATGGCGCCGCGGCGCTCGCGAAGCATGCCGCGATCGGCTCCTTCGGCCACGCCGTCGCTGCGGCTCTGGGCGAACTGGCCTCCGCGCTGCGCGACCACCGGGCGCCGGCGATCCCCTCCGACCTGCCGGCGCGTCATCGGGCGTTGGCCGAGCTGCTCGACCCGGCCCGCCAGCCGGAAGCGGATCTGCCGGTGATCATGGCGCTGCTCGAGGCGACCGACCGGATGGTCGACGCCGTCGAGGCGCTGGCCGGGGTGATCGGGGCCGGGGCGGTGGCCTAG